From Dechloromonas sp. A34:
TTGAGCTGGCCGGTCGGGTAAAGCAGGCCGAGTTTCTGGATTTCCTGGTGGGCGGCGAGCAGATTGCCTTCGACCCGCTCGGCGATGAATTTCAGGCTTTCCAAATCGGCGCTTTGCTGCTGGCGGCGCAGGCGGCCGGCGATCCAGCCCGGCAGCTCGGCCAGCGGCGGGGCCATTAGCTTGATGGCGACGCCAGCATTGACCAGCGCCGTGAACCAGACGGCCTTTTCCTCGCGCCAGTCGAGCTCGGGCAGGGTGATCAGCAACAGGTTGTCCGGCGAGAGGTGCTGGCACCATTGCTGCAGCGCGGCGCTGCCTTCCTTGCCCGGCTTGCCGGTCGGGATGCGCAGGTCGATCAGCTTCTTGTCGCCAAACAGGGACATGTTGCCGCCGGCGGCCAGCAATTCGCCCCAGTCGAACTGCGGCAGCACGGTCAGCACTTCGCGTTCGCTGTAGCCCTGTTGCCTGGCCTTGAGTCGGATGGTGTCGGCCGCTTCGATGACCAGCAAGGGCTCGTCGCCGTACAGCACATAAAGCGGGCGCAACTCGCGTTCGAGATGCGCCGGCAGCTGTTCGCCCTTGAGCAGCATTACTCTTCGTCTTGCAGGTCGGGGTTGCGCGGCTTGATGATGGCCAGCCGACGCATGATCTGATTGACCAGGTCATTGTTCATGTCGCGCCAAAGCAGACCTTCTTCCAGATCCTTGGCGAGGACGTTCGAATCGTCGAAGGTGATGTCGCGGGAGAGGGCGATTTCGTTGGGCAGGACGATCACCTGGCCCTTGGCGTTGACCACCTGGAAGCGATAGGTCAGCTGCAGGCGGTATTCCCGCACCCGGCCCTGGGCGTTGACGCTGAGAATGGTCTTCTGCCGGCTGTCGGCGAGTTGCTGGAAAACGGCTTCGGCCCGTGTCGCCTCATCGACGATTTCGGTGCTGCCCGCAGCGTTGATATAGCGTTCAAGCCAGATGCGAACATCGGCCGTTTCCGGCAACGCGATATTCATCGTCTTGTACGGCAGGTTGCCGCTGAGCGTCCCGCGCAGCTGGAAGCCGCAGCCGGCCAGAATGGCGGCGAAAAGCACGGCGAGCAAAAGCCTTAACGGGACGCGCATGGTGGAGTTCCTTAAACGACGATATTGACCAGGCGGCCCGGCACGACAACGACCTTCTTCGCCGGCTTGCCTTCCATGAACTTCTGCGCATCTTCGTTGGCCAATGCGGCCGCCTCGATGCTCGCCTTGTCGGCCTCGGCGGCGACGCGAATCGAGCCGCGCAGCTTGCCGTTGACCTGGATCATCAGCTCGATTTCGTCCTGCTTGAGGGCGGCCGGATCGGCCTTGGGGAAGGCCTGGACCCCGGCATCCTGGCCCGGCTTCAGCTCGGCGTAGAGCGCCTGGCCGATGTGCGGGACAATCGGGAAGAGCAGCAGGGCGATACTTTCCAGGGTTTCCTGGGCCAGCGCGCGGCCGGCGGCATCCTTGAGATCGCACTTGTCGAAGGCGTTGAGCAGTTCCATGACGGCGGCGATGGCGGTGTTGAACTGCTTGCGCCGGCCGTAATCGTCGGCGACCTTGCCCATGGTCTGGTGCAGCTTGCGGCGGAGGTCGGCCTGGGCTGAACTCAAGCCGTCATTGCCGGTGCAGGCGACGACCAGGCCGGCCTGCACATGGTCGTAAGTGGTCTTCCACAAGCGGCGCAGGAAGCGGTAGGCGCCTTCGACGCCGGCATCCGACCATTCCAGCGACTGGTCGGGCGGCGAGGCGAACATGATGAACAGGCGGGCGGTGTCGGCGCCGTACTGGTCGATCAGGGCCTGCGGGTCGACGCCGTTGTTCTTCGACTTCGACATCTTTTCGGTGCCGCCGATGACTACGGGCAGGCCGTCGGCCTTCAGCGTGGCGCCGGTCGGGCGGCCTTTTTCGTCGGTCACGACATCGACGTCGGCCGGGTTGATCCACAGCTTCTTGCCGCCGTCGAGGTCGCGGTAGAAAGTCGGGGCGACGACCATGCCCTGGGTCAGCAGGTTGGCGAAAGGTTCGCCGAGGTCGCCGATCAGGCCGACGTCGCGCATCAGCTTGGTGAAGAAGCGCGAGTAGAGCAAATGCAGGATGGCGTGTTCGATACCGCCGATGTACTGGTCGATGCCGCCCTTGCACCAGTAGGCGACGCGCTCGTCGACCATGGCCGTGGCGTTGTCGGGGCAGGCGTAGCGCAGGAAGTACCAGGACGACTCGAAGAAAGTGTCCATGGTGTCGGTTTCGCGGCGGGCTTCACCGCCGCACTTCGGGCACTTGCACTCGTAGAACTCGGGCATCCGGGCCAGCGGCGAGCCGGCGCCGGTGATCTCGACGTTCTCCGGGAGGACGACCGGCAGTTGGTCGTCGGGTACCGGCACATCGCCGCAGGAGGCGCAATGGATGATCGGAATCGGGCAGCCCCAGTAGCGCTGGCGGGAAATACCCCAGTCGCGCAGGCGGAACTGCACCTTCTTGTCGCCCAAGCCCTTGGCAGCCAAGTCTGCGGCAATCGCGTCGACGGCGGCTTCGTAGCCGAGGCCGTCGTACTTGCCGGAATTGACCAGCTTGCCCTTGACCTTGTCGGCATACGACTCGGCCCAGGCCTGGTCGCTGAAGCTCTCGCCCTCAACGGCGACGACCTGCTTGATCGGTAGCTTGTATTTCAGGGCAAAGGCGAAATCGCGTTCGTCGTGCGCCGGCACGGCCATCACCGCACCGTCGCCGTAGCTCATCAGCACATAGTTGCCGACCCAGACTTCGACCTGTTCGCCGGTCAGCGGATGGGTCACGAAGATGCCGGTCGGCAGGCCCTTCTTTTCCATCGTGGCGATGTCGGCTTCCGCGACGCCGCCCTTCTTGCATTCCTCGATGAAGGCGGCCAGTTCCGGGTTGTTGGCGGCGGCACGGGTGGCCAGCGGATGTTCGGCGGCGACGGCGACGAAGGTGACGCCCATGATGGTGTCGGCGCGGGTGGTGAACACCCACAGCTTTTCGTCGGCATTGTCGGCCAGCGGGAAGGCGAAGCGGACGCCGGTGCTCTTGCCGATCCAGTTCTTCTGCATCAGACGGACCTGCTCGGGCCAGCCCGGCAGGTTGTCGAGCTCAGACAGCAATTCCTCGGCGTAGGCGGTGATCTTCATGTAGTACATGGGGATCTCGCGCTTTTCGATCAGCGCGCCGGAACGCCAGCCACGGCCGTCGATGACCTGCTCGTTGGCGAGCACGGTGTGGTCGACAGGGTCCCAGTTTACGGTGCCGAGTTTCTTGTAAACCATGCCATTTTTATAAAGGCGGGTGAACAGCCATTGTTCCCAGCGGTAGTACTCGGGCGTGCAGGTGGCGAATTCGCGTTGCCAGTCGATGGCGAAGCCCAGCGACTTGAGCTGCGAACGCATGTAATCGATGTTGGAATAGGTCCACCCGGCCGGCGGTACGTTGTTTTGCAGCGCAGCATTCTCGGCCGGCATGCCGAAAGCGTCCCAGCCCATGGGCTGCAGCACGTTGTAGCCCTGCATCTTGTGGAAACGCGAGAGCACGTCGCCGATGGTGTAGTTGCGCACGTGGCCCATGTGCAGCTTGCCCGACGGGTACGGGAACATCGACAGGCAGTAGTACTTGGGCTTGGTGGTGTCTTCGACGGCGCGGGCGGCGCCGGTCTGGTCCCAGTGGCTCTGGGCGGCGCGTTCGATGTCGGCCGGGGTGTATTTGTCCTGCATGGGCTTTCGCTGAAAAATCATGAGATAAGCCCGGAATTATACCGGCTCGCGCTCACCGGCGGAGGCGGGCGAACGGGCGATAGAGGATTTTCCGTCGCTGACGGAGGCGCCTGATGGCGGACCAGGCGATGCGCCGGAGTTGCTGACCGGAAATGGCGCAGGGAGCTGCCGACCAGTCGTGGCGGGACCTGCACGCCCCGCCACGGAAAGTGGTCGGACTTACCCGGTCAGGCTGCTATTTTTTTTTGCGCGGCCATGCTCTGCCAGGTGTTCTGCCAGTAGCGATAGGTGTTCTGGGCGGCCATCATCGAGAGCAGCGACATCCGGCTCTGGTGGTGCCACATCCAGGACAGGCGCGGGGCCGGGCTCAGGGTGTATTCAGGCGTGCCGCCGACTTCGTCCTCGACGATGGCCAGGAAGCGCTCGACGGCGAGGCCCCAGTAATTCGAGCCTTCGGCCTTGCCGCAGAGAAATTCGGCTTCGGAAAGGGCGCGGCGCCAGAGCTTGAGGGCGAGTTCGTCGCTGATGCCAGCCTTCCGGGCAATCCAGGGAAGGATTTTTGGTGCGTTCATGCTGTTGTTCATGCTATTACTCCTTGTGCTGCGTGGTGGTGCCACTCCTGAACTTCGACTGCCTTGTGGGCAGCAAAGTTTTGTGCACTGCAATATATTTTTGTTTAAGTATACTTCTGGCTTTCTCGCTGGGTGTAACCAATTGTTGCAGCTGTTATGTTGCGTTGCACAATTGCAACAGATTGGTCAGACCACTGAACGATGTGGCTTTTTGTGGGTGGGAATACTACGCCTTTAGTAATAACTTTTCAGCGAAATTTTTAATGTCCGACCTCCTTTTTAATTTGAATTCGCCGCAATTGCAGGCGGTGACGTTGCCTCCAGTCCATGCCCTGATTCTGGCCGGCGCCGGCAGCGGCAAGACGCGGGTGCTGACGACGCGTATCGCCTGGCTGATGTCGACCGGGCAGGTCGGGCCGCATGGCCTGCTGGCCGTGACTTTCACCAACAAGGCGGCCAAGGAAATGACGGCGAGGCTGTCGGCTCTGGTCCCGATCAACACCCGCGGCATGTGGATCGGCACCTTCCACGGCCTGTGCAACCGGCTGCTCCGCGCCCACTACCGCGAGGCCGGCCTGCCGCAGACTTTCCAGATTCTCGACACGGCCGACCAGCTGGCCATGGTCAAGCGCCTGCTGAAGAACTTGAACGTCGACGACGAGAAATACCCGCCGCGCGAGCTCTGCCATTTCATCAATGCCCACAAGGAGCAGGGCGTGCGCGCGGCCCAGGCCGAGGTCTACGACAATTACACGCAGAAGCGCGTCGAGCTCTACGCCGAGTATGAGAACCAGTGCAACCGTGAGGGCGTCGTCGATTTCGCCGAACTGCTGCTGCGCTGCTTCGAACTGCTGCAACGCAACGAGCCGCTGCGCAAGCATTACCAGGAGCGCTTCCGCTACATCCTGGTCGATGAATTCCAGGACACCAACAAGCTGCAGTACGCCTGGCTGCAACTGCTGGCCGGCGGCGGCGCCAAGGTCTTCGCGGTCGGCGACGACGACCAGAGCATCTATGCCTTCCGCGGCGC
This genomic window contains:
- the holA gene encoding DNA polymerase III subunit delta is translated as MLLKGEQLPAHLERELRPLYVLYGDEPLLVIEAADTIRLKARQQGYSEREVLTVLPQFDWGELLAAGGNMSLFGDKKLIDLRIPTGKPGKEGSAALQQWCQHLSPDNLLLITLPELDWREEKAVWFTALVNAGVAIKLMAPPLAELPGWIAGRLRRQQQSADLESLKFIAERVEGNLLAAHQEIQKLGLLYPTGQLNMEQVRDAVLNVARYDIDGLREALLAGDIGRLTRTLDGLMQEGEAPPLVLWAMSEEIRALTVIRNGMDSGRSLDTLLKDAKVWGPRANPVKKALQRLSGSTLEAALHHAGKIDRLAKGIGQGNIWEEFLRLGLRLCPTKPLRTDAMR
- the lptE gene encoding LPS assembly lipoprotein LptE; translation: MRVPLRLLLAVLFAAILAGCGFQLRGTLSGNLPYKTMNIALPETADVRIWLERYINAAGSTEIVDEATRAEAVFQQLADSRQKTILSVNAQGRVREYRLQLTYRFQVVNAKGQVIVLPNEIALSRDITFDDSNVLAKDLEEGLLWRDMNNDLVNQIMRRLAIIKPRNPDLQDEE
- the leuS gene encoding leucine--tRNA ligase — protein: MQDKYTPADIERAAQSHWDQTGAARAVEDTTKPKYYCLSMFPYPSGKLHMGHVRNYTIGDVLSRFHKMQGYNVLQPMGWDAFGMPAENAALQNNVPPAGWTYSNIDYMRSQLKSLGFAIDWQREFATCTPEYYRWEQWLFTRLYKNGMVYKKLGTVNWDPVDHTVLANEQVIDGRGWRSGALIEKREIPMYYMKITAYAEELLSELDNLPGWPEQVRLMQKNWIGKSTGVRFAFPLADNADEKLWVFTTRADTIMGVTFVAVAAEHPLATRAAANNPELAAFIEECKKGGVAEADIATMEKKGLPTGIFVTHPLTGEQVEVWVGNYVLMSYGDGAVMAVPAHDERDFAFALKYKLPIKQVVAVEGESFSDQAWAESYADKVKGKLVNSGKYDGLGYEAAVDAIAADLAAKGLGDKKVQFRLRDWGISRQRYWGCPIPIIHCASCGDVPVPDDQLPVVLPENVEITGAGSPLARMPEFYECKCPKCGGEARRETDTMDTFFESSWYFLRYACPDNATAMVDERVAYWCKGGIDQYIGGIEHAILHLLYSRFFTKLMRDVGLIGDLGEPFANLLTQGMVVAPTFYRDLDGGKKLWINPADVDVVTDEKGRPTGATLKADGLPVVIGGTEKMSKSKNNGVDPQALIDQYGADTARLFIMFASPPDQSLEWSDAGVEGAYRFLRRLWKTTYDHVQAGLVVACTGNDGLSSAQADLRRKLHQTMGKVADDYGRRKQFNTAIAAVMELLNAFDKCDLKDAAGRALAQETLESIALLLFPIVPHIGQALYAELKPGQDAGVQAFPKADPAALKQDEIELMIQVNGKLRGSIRVAAEADKASIEAAALANEDAQKFMEGKPAKKVVVVPGRLVNIVV